Proteins encoded within one genomic window of Hahella chejuensis KCTC 2396:
- a CDS encoding helix-turn-helix domain-containing protein, protein MPGEKRSAIVFPKNQKVLSQLGENIKLARKRRNYTQTLISERTGLSRLTIRRIEQGDAKVSMGHYVAVLGVLGLVEDLVKVASDDELGRKLQDIKLLSKQK, encoded by the coding sequence ATGCCTGGTGAAAAAAGAAGCGCTATTGTTTTTCCCAAGAACCAAAAGGTTCTCTCCCAGTTAGGTGAGAACATAAAGTTGGCCAGAAAGCGCAGAAACTATACTCAGACTCTGATTTCCGAGCGGACTGGGCTCAGCCGGTTAACCATTCGCAGAATCGAGCAAGGAGACGCCAAAGTGTCTATGGGGCATTATGTGGCGGTATTAGGCGTACTGGGATTAGTAGAGGACTTGGTGAAAGTGGCCAGTGACGATGAATTGGGACGCAAGCTACAGGATATTAAGCTTCTGAGTAAGCAAAAATGA
- a CDS encoding type II toxin-antitoxin system HipA family toxin has product MNTEVFVFADWEEFDEPVLVGRLRSTVTKNREHFSFHYDEGWLKLPSAQQIDPDLHLFSGEQHSSNTNNFRAFLDSCPDRWGRLLMNRREAVLARQQERRPKVLHEMDYLLGVHDLYRQGALRFKQSIEGAFLDNDERLAAPPISSLRELEYAAQQVEDSNSDDPEYLRWLYMLMSPGSSLGGARPKASVVDEANHLWIAKFPSRHDDHDIAAWEFTAYQLALEAGIVMAPCRIERFNSHHHTFLTQRFDRTAASRLHFTSALTQLGYYDGDYDASYIELAQFLTERGSNTRDDLAQLWRRIIFNIAISNTDDHLRNHGFIYQKGGWVLSPAYDINPVTPSNGLHLNITDNDNSLDYDLAVDVIDFFQLSVSEANAIKDEVLHSVSQWESVAKNIGISRADRQIMASAFNVG; this is encoded by the coding sequence ATGAACACTGAAGTCTTTGTATTTGCTGACTGGGAGGAATTCGATGAACCGGTTTTGGTTGGGAGACTCCGCTCTACTGTCACCAAGAATAGAGAGCATTTCAGCTTTCATTATGATGAGGGGTGGCTGAAGCTTCCCAGCGCACAGCAAATAGACCCTGACCTCCATTTGTTCTCTGGCGAGCAACATAGCTCAAACACAAATAACTTTCGCGCATTTCTGGACTCTTGTCCTGATCGTTGGGGACGCTTGCTGATGAACCGTCGCGAAGCGGTCTTGGCGCGTCAGCAGGAAAGGCGTCCCAAGGTGCTTCATGAGATGGACTATCTCCTCGGCGTCCATGATCTTTATCGCCAAGGCGCCTTGAGATTTAAACAGTCAATAGAGGGCGCCTTTCTTGATAACGACGAGCGGCTGGCGGCCCCGCCCATATCATCGTTAAGGGAGCTGGAGTACGCTGCCCAGCAAGTAGAAGACAGCAACAGTGATGATCCCGAGTATCTAAGATGGCTCTACATGTTGATGTCGCCAGGCTCATCTCTAGGTGGCGCTCGCCCCAAGGCAAGCGTGGTGGATGAGGCGAATCACTTGTGGATCGCTAAATTTCCGAGTCGCCATGACGACCATGACATTGCTGCGTGGGAGTTTACGGCTTATCAATTGGCGTTGGAGGCGGGGATAGTGATGGCTCCGTGCAGAATTGAGAGATTCAATAGCCATCACCACACGTTTTTAACCCAGCGTTTTGATCGCACTGCTGCCAGTCGTCTGCATTTCACCTCAGCGTTAACGCAGCTTGGTTACTATGATGGCGACTACGACGCCAGTTACATCGAATTGGCGCAGTTTCTTACGGAGAGAGGCTCCAACACCAGAGATGATTTGGCGCAACTATGGCGCCGTATCATTTTTAACATTGCGATTTCCAATACGGATGATCACTTGCGTAACCATGGGTTTATCTATCAAAAGGGGGGATGGGTTTTATCTCCGGCTTACGATATTAATCCTGTTACACCCTCTAATGGACTGCATTTGAATATTACTGATAATGACAATAGCCTGGACTACGACTTAGCGGTGGATGTGATCGACTTTTTTCAACTAAGCGTCAGTGAAGCGAATGCGATAAAAGATGAAGTGCTGCACAGCGTTAGTCAGTGGGAATCGGTGGCTAAAAACATCGGTATCAGCCGAGCTGATCGACAAATAATGGCTTCAGCGTTCAATGTTGGATAA
- a CDS encoding cyd operon YbgE family protein, with the protein MLTLFLWGVGYVPYLTIWRWTLAPYVGWPVMALCVYLWVM; encoded by the coding sequence CTGCTGACGCTCTTCCTGTGGGGCGTCGGCTACGTACCCTACCTGACGATCTGGCGCTGGACGCTGGCCCCTTACGTAGGTTGGCCAGTGATGGCGTTATGCGTGTACTTGTGGGTGATGTGA